One genomic segment of Choristoneura fumiferana chromosome Z, NRCan_CFum_1, whole genome shotgun sequence includes these proteins:
- the LOC141426343 gene encoding torsin-1A-like has product MLYLKTLLLLIILCSILNCINAELITFSLVGAAFMAGGWYKWDVIKDNSYCQLTECCNAKYVPYDIEKLKRSLAEHMFGQPLVNELSNILSAHKEAYLSEMKSNRKALVISLHGWSGVGKNYAATMIAEALYKKGIESKYVTMFMGDKDFNCEDVEEKKKQVLAKVVSIVKKCPSSLIIFDEIHDMCPSILEVVKPMLDHHHAIDGVDFRDSIFIFISNIGGGEIASTLLDLYAQGVRRNNVEFHNFEPIIRKTAYYTGGFKKSSTIANHLIDHYIPFLPLEQQHVEQCARAELRAHGVFDPSEAMMADAMTVITYGPTEEQPIFANNGCKRFTKHIPYVVQKYKAKAPKVNCKYECFPPATRINVII; this is encoded by the exons atgttatatttaaaaactttattacTTCTTATAATATTATGCAGTATATTGAACTGCATAAACGCAGAGTTAATAACTTTCTCTTTAGTGGGGGCAGCTTTTATGGCAGGTGGTTGGTACAAATGGGATGTAATAAAGGACAACTCATATTGTCAGTTAACAGAATGTTGCAATGCAAAATATGTGCCATATGATATAGAAA aatTGAAGCGATCCCTTGCTGAGCATATGTTTGGGCAGCCACTTGTAAATGAATTAAGCAATATTCTCAGTGCGCATAAAGAGGCATATCTCAGTGAAATGAAGAGTAATAGGAAAGCTCTGGTCATCAGCTTGCATGGTTGGTCGGGGGTTGGCAAAAACTATGCTGCCACTATGATAGCCGAGGCTCTCTACAAGAAAGGAATAGAAAGCAAGTATGTTACTATGTTCATGGGTGATAAAGACTTCAATTGCGAAGATGTGgaggaaaaaaaa AAACAGGTGTTGGCCAAGGTAGTGAGTATTGTGAAAAAATGCCCTTCGTCACTGATAATATTTGATGAAATACATGACATGTGCCCTTCCATCCTGGAGGTTGTTAAACCCATGCTGGACCACCATCATGCTATAGATGGGGTAGACTTTAG GGACAGCATATTCATTTTCATCTCCAACATTGGTGGGGGAGAAATTGCTTCAACTCTACTTGATCTTTATGCTCAAGGAGTTAGAAGGAACAATGTTGAATTCCACAACTTCGAGCCGATCATTAGAAAAACTGCTTATTACACag GTGGTTTCAAGAAATCGTCCACAATAGCGAACCACCTGATCGACCACTACATCCCTTTCTTGCCGCTTGAGCAACAGCACGTCGAGCAATGCGCACGCGCAGAGCTACGCGCCCACGGGGTTTTTGACCCTTCGGAGGCCATGATGGC GGATGCGATGACGGTGATAACATACGGACCGACCGAGGAGCAACCGATATTCGCTAACAACGGCTGCAAAAGATTCACTAAACACATTCCCTATGTTGTACAAAAATACAAGGCGAAAGCACCCAAAGTGAATTGTAAATACGAATGCTTTCCTCCTGCCACGAGGATTAATGTGATAATTTAA